One window of Bacteroidales bacterium genomic DNA carries:
- the thiS gene encoding sulfur carrier protein ThiS: protein MKITLNNRPEEIEEDSLTFEELIKKKNFTFKLLVTKLNGSLVKKEDRASTMIRNGDDVMVLHLISGG, encoded by the coding sequence ATGAAAATCACATTAAATAACCGCCCGGAAGAGATTGAGGAGGATTCTCTGACTTTTGAGGAGTTGATTAAAAAGAAGAATTTTACCTTCAAACTATTGGTAACGAAACTCAACGGTTCGCTGGTTAAGAAGGAAGACAGAGCCTCAACAATGATAAGAAACGGAGATGATGTTATGGTGCTGCACCTGATCAGCGGAGGTTGA
- a CDS encoding DUF4199 domain-containing protein, translating into MLNKYKIEIKWGVIFFLMSLVWMFLEKISGLHSTHIDKHEIYTNLIAIPAIAVYVFALLDKKRNFYAGSMTYLQGFISGLIITLVVTILSPLAQLITTNIITPEYFPNVIKFVVESGKMEQTEADKYFNIASYIKQGLIGAPVMGLVTSAIVAIFTRTKAK; encoded by the coding sequence ATGCTAAATAAATACAAAATTGAAATTAAATGGGGAGTCATCTTTTTCCTGATGAGCCTTGTTTGGATGTTCCTCGAGAAAATATCGGGGCTTCACAGCACACATATTGATAAACATGAAATCTACACCAATCTGATTGCCATCCCTGCCATTGCAGTTTATGTATTTGCTTTGCTCGATAAAAAGCGAAACTTTTACGCCGGCTCCATGACCTATTTGCAGGGATTTATCTCAGGGTTGATCATTACGCTGGTTGTTACTATCCTCAGCCCTTTGGCACAACTGATTACTACTAACATCATTACCCCGGAATATTTTCCCAATGTGATCAAATTTGTGGTCGAGTCGGGCAAAATGGAGCAAACAGAAGCTGATAAATATTTCAACATAGCCAGCTATATCAAGCAGGGATTGATTGGAGCGCCAGTCATGGGATTGGTCACTTCAGCCATCGTCGCCATTTTTACACGAACAAAAGCCAAATGA
- a CDS encoding SRPBCC family protein, with amino-acid sequence MKKVLIIIGIIIAAVILIPLIVALFTKKEYRVVKEVTINQPIEEVFDYILMLKNQDEFSVWSKIDPKMKSEYRGTDGTVGFVSAWESDNPDVGKGEQEITRIEPGARIDYELRFLEPFESTSLAFMTTESLSETSTLVKWGFSGEMKYPMNLMLVVMDFEGMIGNDLQSGLNNLKIILENQ; translated from the coding sequence TGAAAAAAGTACTGATAATTATCGGGATCATTATTGCAGCTGTAATCCTTATCCCATTGATTGTGGCATTGTTTACAAAAAAAGAATACAGAGTAGTAAAGGAAGTAACGATCAATCAGCCCATAGAGGAAGTATTTGATTATATACTGATGCTGAAAAACCAGGATGAGTTCAGCGTTTGGAGCAAGATAGATCCAAAGATGAAATCCGAATACAGAGGAACTGATGGCACTGTCGGATTTGTTTCAGCCTGGGAATCGGATAACCCGGACGTTGGAAAAGGTGAACAGGAAATCACGCGCATTGAGCCTGGAGCGAGGATTGATTATGAATTGCGTTTTCTTGAGCCATTCGAGTCCACATCGCTGGCTTTTATGACCACCGAGTCGCTGTCTGAAACTTCAACTTTGGTAAAATGGGGATTTAGCGGAGAAATGAAATACCCGATGAACCTGATGCTGGTCGTCATGGATTTTGAAGGGATGATCGGTAACGATTTGCAAAGTGGGCTAAACAACTTGAAAATAATACTTGAAAACCAATAA
- a CDS encoding bifunctional folylpolyglutamate synthase/dihydrofolate synthase: protein MNYQQTLGYMFDKLPMYQRIGGAAYKADLNNTIELCALLGNPERKFSSIHVAGTNGKGSTSNLIASVMQEAGFKTGLYTSPHYRDFRERIRINGKMIPEEEVVRFIQQWKDRFETIGLSFFEMTVGLAFDYFAREKVDIAIIEVGMGGRLDSTNVITPLVSVITNIGLDHTKFLGDTLQKIAAEKAGIIKQGVPVVIGETQAETENVFQQQAIAQGSSIAFADKRWRVSRVNQTQVNIDFDQHPFLENVSFPLGGSYQLRNLSTVLETLRIITKNSGISLINDVIASGISNVLTNTGIRGRWQTLSENPLVICDSGHNVDGIRQVVLNISQTPHKRLHFVYGMVNDKSVDGMLSLLPKDAIYYFCKPNIPRGLDPLLLAAEASKHGLKGNVYSSVLKALDAARLVADVDDLIVIGGSTFVVAEVVE from the coding sequence ATGAATTACCAGCAAACCCTCGGTTACATGTTCGATAAACTGCCGATGTATCAGCGTATCGGCGGAGCTGCTTATAAGGCTGATCTGAACAATACCATCGAATTATGTGCGCTTTTGGGAAATCCTGAACGGAAATTCAGTTCCATCCATGTGGCTGGTACAAATGGCAAAGGTTCCACCTCAAACCTGATTGCCTCGGTGATGCAGGAGGCAGGATTCAAAACCGGGTTGTACACATCGCCTCATTATCGTGATTTCAGGGAACGGATCAGGATCAACGGAAAGATGATCCCTGAAGAGGAGGTTGTCAGGTTTATTCAACAATGGAAAGATCGCTTTGAAACAATCGGGTTGTCATTTTTTGAAATGACAGTTGGCCTGGCGTTCGATTATTTTGCCAGGGAAAAAGTGGATATCGCCATTATTGAAGTGGGAATGGGTGGCCGGCTCGATTCCACCAATGTCATCACACCATTGGTGTCGGTGATTACTAACATCGGACTGGATCACACAAAATTCCTGGGGGATACGCTTCAGAAGATTGCTGCCGAAAAAGCGGGGATCATTAAGCAGGGTGTACCGGTGGTTATTGGAGAAACCCAGGCTGAGACAGAGAATGTCTTTCAGCAGCAGGCTATCGCCCAGGGTTCCTCAATTGCATTTGCCGACAAACGCTGGAGGGTTAGCAGGGTTAATCAAACACAGGTGAACATTGATTTTGACCAACATCCCTTTTTGGAAAATGTCAGCTTTCCCCTTGGCGGGAGTTACCAGCTTCGCAACCTTAGTACAGTTTTGGAAACCCTCAGGATTATCACTAAAAATTCCGGGATTAGTCTAATCAATGATGTTATTGCGTCTGGCATTTCAAACGTACTGACCAACACAGGGATCAGGGGCCGATGGCAAACGTTGAGTGAAAATCCACTTGTGATTTGCGACAGTGGCCATAACGTAGATGGAATTCGTCAGGTTGTGCTGAATATCAGTCAGACTCCGCACAAACGACTCCATTTTGTTTACGGCATGGTAAATGACAAAAGTGTTGATGGAATGCTTAGCCTTTTGCCAAAGGATGCCATCTACTATTTCTGCAAACCCAACATTCCACGCGGGCTTGATCCGTTATTACTCGCTGCAGAGGCTTCAAAACATGGGTTGAAAGGTAATGTTTACTCTAGTGTTCTTAAGGCTTTGGATGCTGCCAGACTGGTTGCAGATGTTGATGACCTGATTGTAATTGGAGGGAGTACGTTTGTTGTCGCAGAAGTGGTCGAATAA